One genomic region from Siniperca chuatsi isolate FFG_IHB_CAS linkage group LG18, ASM2008510v1, whole genome shotgun sequence encodes:
- the rxfp3 gene encoding relaxin-3 receptor 1 — protein sequence MSGEFTDTNYEGSAGIVYAAAINFSCIFNTTNSSNGDNFHLSDLDKTGFVGDGAAVVRIIISVIYSLVCALGLVGNLLVLYLMKSKQVWKKSSINLFVTSLAVTDFQFVLTLPFWAVENALDFTWLFGKAMCKIVSYVTAMNMYASVFFLTSMSVARYWSLASALKGRRRRPQCCSARCITVFIWFAAVCAALPHAVFSTTVTVSNEDLCLVKFPETNGTAQLWLGLYHSQKVLLGFVVPLGIISACYLLLLRFITSTNKNTSSAKRRAKVTKSVTIVVLSFFLCWLPNQALTAWGILIKLNVVHFSYEYYTMQVYVFPVSVCLAHSNSCLNPILYCLMRREFRKALKKLFWRMTSPTIRPITATTKQEMNEQGQVPVPVSAPEEPAVVFYPPGAVVYNDRDLPQNST from the coding sequence atgtctgGAGAATTTACCGACACTAATTACGAAGGCTCAGCAGGGATAGTCTATGCTGCAGCCATCAACTTCAGCTGTATTTTCAACACGACCAACAGTTCCAATGGCGACAACTTCCACCTGTCAGACTTGGACAAAACAGGATTTGTGGGAGACGGCGCCGCTGTTGTGAGGATTATCATCTCTGTCATTTACTCGCTGGTTTGCGCGCTCGGTCTGGTTGGGAACTTACTGGTCCTGTACCTAATGAAGTCTAAACAGGTGTGGAAAAAATCCTCCATCAACCTTTTCGTAACTAGTTTGGCTGTGACTGACTTCCAGTTCGTCTTGACTCTGCCGTTCTGGGCGGTGGAAAACGCGCTGGACTTTACGTGGCTTTTCGGCAAAGCAATGTGCAAGATAGTTTCCTATGTGACAGCTATGAACATGTATGCCAGCGTGTTTTTCCTGACTTCCATGAGCGTGGCGAGGTACTGGTCGCTCGCCTCTGCGCTCAagggcaggcggcggcggccaCAGTGCTGCTCCGCGCGGTGCATCACCGTTTTCATCTGGTTTGCCGCTGTCTGCGCCGCTCTGCCGCACGCAGTTTTCTCCACAACAGTGACAGTTTCCAATGAGGACTTGTGTCTTGTCAAATTCCCGGAAACCAACGGAACCGCGCAGCTTTGGCTGGGACTCTATCATTCTCAGAAAGTGCTGCTGGGTTTTGTGGTTCCGCTGGGCATCATCTCAGCCTGCTATCTGCTCCTTTTGCGCTTCATCActtccacaaataaaaacacctcGAGCGCCAAACGACGCGCCAAAGTCACCAAGTCTGTCACCATCGTGGTCTTATCCTTTTTCCTCTGCTGGCTGCCCAACCAGGCGCTGACAGCCTGGGGCATCCTCATCAAACTCAACGTGGTACATTTCAGTTATGAGTACTACACCATGCAGGTGTACGTCTTCCCCGTGTCCGTGTGCCTGGCGCACTCAAACAGCTGCCTGAACCCCATCTTGTACTGCCTGATGAGGCGGGAGTTCAGGAAAGCACTGAAAAAACTCTTCTGGCGGATGACTTCGCCGACCATAAGGCCGATCACAGCCACCACAAAGCAAGAGATGAACGAGCAAGGGCAAGTCCCGGTCCCCGTCAGCGCGCCCGAGGAGCCCGCTGTGGTGTTTTATCCTCCGGGGGCTGTTGTATACAATGACAGAGATCTGCCGCAAAACAGCACTTAG
- the slc45a2 gene encoding membrane-associated transporter protein isoform X1, translated as MTLLSEDQSVRTKPCRLPEPGKHISTSLHQYSTDYTDSKEDYIDSGESAVFGAVEPPRRSRGRLILHSMVMFGREFCYAVEAAFVTPVLLSVGLPRSLYSLVWLISPILGFLLQPIIGSASDYCRSSWGRRRPYILALGILMLLGITLFLNGDAVISALVSNRSLRSTWAIVVVMFGVVLFDFAADFIDGPIKAYLFDVCSHQDKERGLHYHALLTGLGGACGYLVGAMDWGHSAIGQLLGSEYQVIYFFSALTWGIFLTIHLFSIPEQPLDKEISTSDSSPPSALHLLGSHSNGYGALAKEPVPVVPASISDLRPRSFSALGEANSVTSSAKQPNKEAQKRMTFRSLMTTVINMPNHYRCLCVSHLLGWTAFLCNMLFFTDFMGQIVYKGNPYADHNSTAYVTYERGVEVGCWGLCINAVSSALYSYVQRFLLPYIGLKGLYFMGYFVFGMGTSLIGLFPNIIATLTLCSVFGVMSSTLYTIPFNLIAEYQREEEEQLMLRRSNESQRGTGVDCAALTCMVQLAQIMVGVGLGALVNVAGSVIVVVLSASTMSLLGCIFIALFIRYVE; from the exons ATGACTCTTTTGTCAGAGGACCAGTCTGTGAGGACCAAACCCTGTCGGCTCCCGGAGCCTGGCAAACACATCAGCACTTCTTTACACCAGTACTCAACAGACTACACTGACTCAAAAGAGGACTACATAGACAGTGGGGAGAGTGCTGTGTTCGGAGCCGTGGAGCCCCCCAGGCGCTCACGGGGCCGACTTATTCTCCACAGCATGGTCATGTTTGGAAGGGAATTCTGCTATGCCGTGGAGGCAGCATTCGTCACACCGGTGCTTCTGAGTGTGGGCCTTCCCCGCAGCCTGTACAGCTTGGTGTGGCTGATCAGCCCTATCCTGGGCTTCCTGCTCCAGCCCATCATCGGCTCAGCCAGCGACTACTGCCGCTCGTCGTGGGGCCGGCGGAGGCCTTACATCCTGGCCCTGGGCATCCTCATGCTGCTGGGAATCACCTTGTTCCTGAACGGAGATGCTGTCATCTCAG CACTAGTCAGCAATAGGTCATTGAGGAGTACATGGGCCATAGTTGTGGTGATGTTCGGAGTTGTGCTGTTTGACTTTGCTGCGGACTTCATCGATGGGCCCATTAAGGCTTACCTGTTTGATGTATGTTCACATCAAGACAAGGAAAGAGGTCTGCACTACCATGCTCTACTCACAG GTCTGGGCGGAGCATGTGGCTATCTGGTGGGAGCTATGGACTGGGGGCATTCTGCGATCGGCCAGCTGCTGGGCTCCGAGTACCAAGTCATCTACTTCTTCTCAGCATTGACCTGGGGCATCTTCCTCACCATACACCTCTTCAGTATTCCAGAACAACCGTTGGACAAGGAGATATCCACCTCTGACTCCTCACCTCCCAGTGCCCTTCACCTACTGGGCTCCCACAGCAATGGTTACGGAGCACTGGCTAAAGAACCAGTACCTGTAGTCCCTGCATCCATCTCAGACCTCAGGCCTAGGTCTTTCTCTGCTCTGGGGGAGGCCAACTCAGTGACATCCAGTGCCAAGCAGCCAAACAAGGAG GCCCAGAAGAGGATGACTTTCAGGTCGCTGATGACAACTGTCATCAACATGCCAAACCACTACCGCTGCCTGTGTGTCAGTCACCTGTTGGGGTGGACAGCTTTCCTCTGCAATATGCTCTTCTTCACCGATTTTATGGGACAG ATTGTATACAAGGGAAATCCTTATGCAGACCATAACTCTACAGCCTATGTGACATATGAGAGAGGAGTTGAAGTGGGCTGCTGGGGACTTTGCATTAATGCTGTGTCCTCTGCTCTCTACTCCT atgtGCAGCGTTTCCTTCTCCCATACATCGGCCTGAAGGGATTATACTTTATGGGCTACTTTGTGTTCGGCATGGGCACCAGCCTGATTGGCCTCTTCCCCAACATCATCGCCACACTCACCCTCTGCAGCGTGTTCGGCGTCATGTCCAGCACGCTCTACACCATCCCATTTAACCTGATAGCTGAGTATCAGCGTGAAGAGGAG GAACAACTGATGCTGCGAAGAAGCAATGAAAGTCAGCGAGGCACCGGGGTGGACTGTGCTGCGCTCACCTGCATGGTCCAGCTAGCTCAGATTATGGTGGGCGTGGGGCTTGGGGCTCTGGTCAACGTGGCAGGAAGTGTAATCGTGGTGGTCCTCTCAGCCTCAACCATGTCTCTGTTAGGCTGCATCTTCATCGCCCTCTTCATCAGATATGTGGAATGA
- the slc45a2 gene encoding membrane-associated transporter protein isoform X2 has protein sequence MTEDQSVRTKPCRLPEPGKHISTSLHQYSTDYTDSKEDYIDSGESAVFGAVEPPRRSRGRLILHSMVMFGREFCYAVEAAFVTPVLLSVGLPRSLYSLVWLISPILGFLLQPIIGSASDYCRSSWGRRRPYILALGILMLLGITLFLNGDAVISALVSNRSLRSTWAIVVVMFGVVLFDFAADFIDGPIKAYLFDVCSHQDKERGLHYHALLTGLGGACGYLVGAMDWGHSAIGQLLGSEYQVIYFFSALTWGIFLTIHLFSIPEQPLDKEISTSDSSPPSALHLLGSHSNGYGALAKEPVPVVPASISDLRPRSFSALGEANSVTSSAKQPNKEAQKRMTFRSLMTTVINMPNHYRCLCVSHLLGWTAFLCNMLFFTDFMGQIVYKGNPYADHNSTAYVTYERGVEVGCWGLCINAVSSALYSYVQRFLLPYIGLKGLYFMGYFVFGMGTSLIGLFPNIIATLTLCSVFGVMSSTLYTIPFNLIAEYQREEEEQLMLRRSNESQRGTGVDCAALTCMVQLAQIMVGVGLGALVNVAGSVIVVVLSASTMSLLGCIFIALFIRYVE, from the exons AGGACCAGTCTGTGAGGACCAAACCCTGTCGGCTCCCGGAGCCTGGCAAACACATCAGCACTTCTTTACACCAGTACTCAACAGACTACACTGACTCAAAAGAGGACTACATAGACAGTGGGGAGAGTGCTGTGTTCGGAGCCGTGGAGCCCCCCAGGCGCTCACGGGGCCGACTTATTCTCCACAGCATGGTCATGTTTGGAAGGGAATTCTGCTATGCCGTGGAGGCAGCATTCGTCACACCGGTGCTTCTGAGTGTGGGCCTTCCCCGCAGCCTGTACAGCTTGGTGTGGCTGATCAGCCCTATCCTGGGCTTCCTGCTCCAGCCCATCATCGGCTCAGCCAGCGACTACTGCCGCTCGTCGTGGGGCCGGCGGAGGCCTTACATCCTGGCCCTGGGCATCCTCATGCTGCTGGGAATCACCTTGTTCCTGAACGGAGATGCTGTCATCTCAG CACTAGTCAGCAATAGGTCATTGAGGAGTACATGGGCCATAGTTGTGGTGATGTTCGGAGTTGTGCTGTTTGACTTTGCTGCGGACTTCATCGATGGGCCCATTAAGGCTTACCTGTTTGATGTATGTTCACATCAAGACAAGGAAAGAGGTCTGCACTACCATGCTCTACTCACAG GTCTGGGCGGAGCATGTGGCTATCTGGTGGGAGCTATGGACTGGGGGCATTCTGCGATCGGCCAGCTGCTGGGCTCCGAGTACCAAGTCATCTACTTCTTCTCAGCATTGACCTGGGGCATCTTCCTCACCATACACCTCTTCAGTATTCCAGAACAACCGTTGGACAAGGAGATATCCACCTCTGACTCCTCACCTCCCAGTGCCCTTCACCTACTGGGCTCCCACAGCAATGGTTACGGAGCACTGGCTAAAGAACCAGTACCTGTAGTCCCTGCATCCATCTCAGACCTCAGGCCTAGGTCTTTCTCTGCTCTGGGGGAGGCCAACTCAGTGACATCCAGTGCCAAGCAGCCAAACAAGGAG GCCCAGAAGAGGATGACTTTCAGGTCGCTGATGACAACTGTCATCAACATGCCAAACCACTACCGCTGCCTGTGTGTCAGTCACCTGTTGGGGTGGACAGCTTTCCTCTGCAATATGCTCTTCTTCACCGATTTTATGGGACAG ATTGTATACAAGGGAAATCCTTATGCAGACCATAACTCTACAGCCTATGTGACATATGAGAGAGGAGTTGAAGTGGGCTGCTGGGGACTTTGCATTAATGCTGTGTCCTCTGCTCTCTACTCCT atgtGCAGCGTTTCCTTCTCCCATACATCGGCCTGAAGGGATTATACTTTATGGGCTACTTTGTGTTCGGCATGGGCACCAGCCTGATTGGCCTCTTCCCCAACATCATCGCCACACTCACCCTCTGCAGCGTGTTCGGCGTCATGTCCAGCACGCTCTACACCATCCCATTTAACCTGATAGCTGAGTATCAGCGTGAAGAGGAG GAACAACTGATGCTGCGAAGAAGCAATGAAAGTCAGCGAGGCACCGGGGTGGACTGTGCTGCGCTCACCTGCATGGTCCAGCTAGCTCAGATTATGGTGGGCGTGGGGCTTGGGGCTCTGGTCAACGTGGCAGGAAGTGTAATCGTGGTGGTCCTCTCAGCCTCAACCATGTCTCTGTTAGGCTGCATCTTCATCGCCCTCTTCATCAGATATGTGGAATGA
- the slc45a2 gene encoding membrane-associated transporter protein isoform X3 yields the protein MTLLSEDQSVRTKPCRLPEPGKHISTSLHQYSTDYTDSKEDYIDSGESAVFGAVEPPRRSRGRLILHSMVMFGREFCYAVEAAFVTPVLLSVGLPRSLYSLVWLISPILGFLLQPIIGSASDYCRSSWGRRRPYILALGILMLLGITLFLNGDAVISGLGGACGYLVGAMDWGHSAIGQLLGSEYQVIYFFSALTWGIFLTIHLFSIPEQPLDKEISTSDSSPPSALHLLGSHSNGYGALAKEPVPVVPASISDLRPRSFSALGEANSVTSSAKQPNKEAQKRMTFRSLMTTVINMPNHYRCLCVSHLLGWTAFLCNMLFFTDFMGQIVYKGNPYADHNSTAYVTYERGVEVGCWGLCINAVSSALYSYVQRFLLPYIGLKGLYFMGYFVFGMGTSLIGLFPNIIATLTLCSVFGVMSSTLYTIPFNLIAEYQREEEEQLMLRRSNESQRGTGVDCAALTCMVQLAQIMVGVGLGALVNVAGSVIVVVLSASTMSLLGCIFIALFIRYVE from the exons ATGACTCTTTTGTCAGAGGACCAGTCTGTGAGGACCAAACCCTGTCGGCTCCCGGAGCCTGGCAAACACATCAGCACTTCTTTACACCAGTACTCAACAGACTACACTGACTCAAAAGAGGACTACATAGACAGTGGGGAGAGTGCTGTGTTCGGAGCCGTGGAGCCCCCCAGGCGCTCACGGGGCCGACTTATTCTCCACAGCATGGTCATGTTTGGAAGGGAATTCTGCTATGCCGTGGAGGCAGCATTCGTCACACCGGTGCTTCTGAGTGTGGGCCTTCCCCGCAGCCTGTACAGCTTGGTGTGGCTGATCAGCCCTATCCTGGGCTTCCTGCTCCAGCCCATCATCGGCTCAGCCAGCGACTACTGCCGCTCGTCGTGGGGCCGGCGGAGGCCTTACATCCTGGCCCTGGGCATCCTCATGCTGCTGGGAATCACCTTGTTCCTGAACGGAGATGCTGTCATCTCAG GTCTGGGCGGAGCATGTGGCTATCTGGTGGGAGCTATGGACTGGGGGCATTCTGCGATCGGCCAGCTGCTGGGCTCCGAGTACCAAGTCATCTACTTCTTCTCAGCATTGACCTGGGGCATCTTCCTCACCATACACCTCTTCAGTATTCCAGAACAACCGTTGGACAAGGAGATATCCACCTCTGACTCCTCACCTCCCAGTGCCCTTCACCTACTGGGCTCCCACAGCAATGGTTACGGAGCACTGGCTAAAGAACCAGTACCTGTAGTCCCTGCATCCATCTCAGACCTCAGGCCTAGGTCTTTCTCTGCTCTGGGGGAGGCCAACTCAGTGACATCCAGTGCCAAGCAGCCAAACAAGGAG GCCCAGAAGAGGATGACTTTCAGGTCGCTGATGACAACTGTCATCAACATGCCAAACCACTACCGCTGCCTGTGTGTCAGTCACCTGTTGGGGTGGACAGCTTTCCTCTGCAATATGCTCTTCTTCACCGATTTTATGGGACAG ATTGTATACAAGGGAAATCCTTATGCAGACCATAACTCTACAGCCTATGTGACATATGAGAGAGGAGTTGAAGTGGGCTGCTGGGGACTTTGCATTAATGCTGTGTCCTCTGCTCTCTACTCCT atgtGCAGCGTTTCCTTCTCCCATACATCGGCCTGAAGGGATTATACTTTATGGGCTACTTTGTGTTCGGCATGGGCACCAGCCTGATTGGCCTCTTCCCCAACATCATCGCCACACTCACCCTCTGCAGCGTGTTCGGCGTCATGTCCAGCACGCTCTACACCATCCCATTTAACCTGATAGCTGAGTATCAGCGTGAAGAGGAG GAACAACTGATGCTGCGAAGAAGCAATGAAAGTCAGCGAGGCACCGGGGTGGACTGTGCTGCGCTCACCTGCATGGTCCAGCTAGCTCAGATTATGGTGGGCGTGGGGCTTGGGGCTCTGGTCAACGTGGCAGGAAGTGTAATCGTGGTGGTCCTCTCAGCCTCAACCATGTCTCTGTTAGGCTGCATCTTCATCGCCCTCTTCATCAGATATGTGGAATGA
- the slc45a2 gene encoding membrane-associated transporter protein isoform X4, with the protein MVMFGREFCYAVEAAFVTPVLLSVGLPRSLYSLVWLISPILGFLLQPIIGSASDYCRSSWGRRRPYILALGILMLLGITLFLNGDAVISALVSNRSLRSTWAIVVVMFGVVLFDFAADFIDGPIKAYLFDVCSHQDKERGLHYHALLTGLGGACGYLVGAMDWGHSAIGQLLGSEYQVIYFFSALTWGIFLTIHLFSIPEQPLDKEISTSDSSPPSALHLLGSHSNGYGALAKEPVPVVPASISDLRPRSFSALGEANSVTSSAKQPNKEAQKRMTFRSLMTTVINMPNHYRCLCVSHLLGWTAFLCNMLFFTDFMGQIVYKGNPYADHNSTAYVTYERGVEVGCWGLCINAVSSALYSYVQRFLLPYIGLKGLYFMGYFVFGMGTSLIGLFPNIIATLTLCSVFGVMSSTLYTIPFNLIAEYQREEEEQLMLRRSNESQRGTGVDCAALTCMVQLAQIMVGVGLGALVNVAGSVIVVVLSASTMSLLGCIFIALFIRYVE; encoded by the exons ATGGTCATGTTTGGAAGGGAATTCTGCTATGCCGTGGAGGCAGCATTCGTCACACCGGTGCTTCTGAGTGTGGGCCTTCCCCGCAGCCTGTACAGCTTGGTGTGGCTGATCAGCCCTATCCTGGGCTTCCTGCTCCAGCCCATCATCGGCTCAGCCAGCGACTACTGCCGCTCGTCGTGGGGCCGGCGGAGGCCTTACATCCTGGCCCTGGGCATCCTCATGCTGCTGGGAATCACCTTGTTCCTGAACGGAGATGCTGTCATCTCAG CACTAGTCAGCAATAGGTCATTGAGGAGTACATGGGCCATAGTTGTGGTGATGTTCGGAGTTGTGCTGTTTGACTTTGCTGCGGACTTCATCGATGGGCCCATTAAGGCTTACCTGTTTGATGTATGTTCACATCAAGACAAGGAAAGAGGTCTGCACTACCATGCTCTACTCACAG GTCTGGGCGGAGCATGTGGCTATCTGGTGGGAGCTATGGACTGGGGGCATTCTGCGATCGGCCAGCTGCTGGGCTCCGAGTACCAAGTCATCTACTTCTTCTCAGCATTGACCTGGGGCATCTTCCTCACCATACACCTCTTCAGTATTCCAGAACAACCGTTGGACAAGGAGATATCCACCTCTGACTCCTCACCTCCCAGTGCCCTTCACCTACTGGGCTCCCACAGCAATGGTTACGGAGCACTGGCTAAAGAACCAGTACCTGTAGTCCCTGCATCCATCTCAGACCTCAGGCCTAGGTCTTTCTCTGCTCTGGGGGAGGCCAACTCAGTGACATCCAGTGCCAAGCAGCCAAACAAGGAG GCCCAGAAGAGGATGACTTTCAGGTCGCTGATGACAACTGTCATCAACATGCCAAACCACTACCGCTGCCTGTGTGTCAGTCACCTGTTGGGGTGGACAGCTTTCCTCTGCAATATGCTCTTCTTCACCGATTTTATGGGACAG ATTGTATACAAGGGAAATCCTTATGCAGACCATAACTCTACAGCCTATGTGACATATGAGAGAGGAGTTGAAGTGGGCTGCTGGGGACTTTGCATTAATGCTGTGTCCTCTGCTCTCTACTCCT atgtGCAGCGTTTCCTTCTCCCATACATCGGCCTGAAGGGATTATACTTTATGGGCTACTTTGTGTTCGGCATGGGCACCAGCCTGATTGGCCTCTTCCCCAACATCATCGCCACACTCACCCTCTGCAGCGTGTTCGGCGTCATGTCCAGCACGCTCTACACCATCCCATTTAACCTGATAGCTGAGTATCAGCGTGAAGAGGAG GAACAACTGATGCTGCGAAGAAGCAATGAAAGTCAGCGAGGCACCGGGGTGGACTGTGCTGCGCTCACCTGCATGGTCCAGCTAGCTCAGATTATGGTGGGCGTGGGGCTTGGGGCTCTGGTCAACGTGGCAGGAAGTGTAATCGTGGTGGTCCTCTCAGCCTCAACCATGTCTCTGTTAGGCTGCATCTTCATCGCCCTCTTCATCAGATATGTGGAATGA